One Dioscorea cayenensis subsp. rotundata cultivar TDr96_F1 chromosome 15, TDr96_F1_v2_PseudoChromosome.rev07_lg8_w22 25.fasta, whole genome shotgun sequence genomic region harbors:
- the LOC120277820 gene encoding putative pentatricopeptide repeat-containing protein At5g40405, whose amino-acid sequence MSESSNILHLLQSCSSLQTLHQIHARMIKSQLDHSPSFASKLVATAARLHSPTLAISILLRSPPLPVPFAHNSIINSFLHSSPLLSLLFFSLFPIPSPNSHTFPPLLKAATLSHSLHLGSALHASLLKLSLHSHLHCHTALLSFYASCGDSLSARKLFDRSPHRNNVAVWNAIISGFVKHGRSHDALEFFRLLLLYTKPDEITFVSVLAACSHLGALNVVRWIENALKGMINVKIGTALVDAFSKCGSVEDARRVFDGMPDRNVMTWTVMIQGLAMFGYGEEAIALFEEMIKVGVRPDDVTFIGVFYACSHSGLVDEGRRMFDRMIKCSKIAPKMEHYGCLVDLLGRAGLLEEALRLIEDMPFEPTPAIWGSLLSACRKTPENLQVIEYVANRLMEIEPENDATYVLLSNIYADNDQWDGVARVRALMKERGIRKTPGCSSVEVNGTIHEFTVGDQSHACVAEINEMLEEIDCKVRDLGHVVDTTKVLLDIEEGEKKNALMLHSEKLALAFALIASAAPSSIRIMKNIRICSDCHSVMKLASKAYGREIIVRDRNRFHKFTDGNCSCLDFW is encoded by the coding sequence ATGTCCGAATCCAGCAATATTCTCCACCTCCTCCAATCCTGCTCATCCTTGCAAACCCTCCACCAAATCCACGCGCGCATGATCAAATCCCAGCTCGATCACTCCCCATCCTTCGCCTCCAAGCTCGTCGCCACCGCCGCCCGCCTCCACTCCCCCACCCTCGCCATCTCCATCCTCCTCCGCTCTCCTCCTCTCCCCGTCCCCTTCGCCCACAACTCCATCATCAACTCCTTCCTCCATTCCTCCCCTCTCCTCtccctcctcttcttctccctcttccCCATTCCCTCCCCCAATTCCCACACTTTCCCTCCTCTCCTCAAAGCCGCCACCCTCTCCCACTCCCTCCATCTCGGTTCCGCCCTCCACGCCTCCCTCCTCAAACTCTCCCTCCACTCCCATCTCCATTGCCATACTGCTCTTCTCTCCTTCTACGCCTCCTGCGGGGATTCGCTCTCTGCACGCAAGCTGTTCGACCGAAGTCCCCATAGAAACAACGTCGCTGTTTGGAACGCTATCATCTCTGGTTTTGTTAAGCACGGTCGGAGTCATGATGCTTTGGAGTTTTTCCGCCTTCTTTTGCTTTACACCAAACCGGATGAGATCACCTTCGTCAGCGTGCTTGCTGCTTGCTCTCATCTTGGAGCTCTCAATGTTGTTCGGTGGATTGAGAATGCTCTGAAGGGGATGATAAATGTGAAAATTGGGACGGCTTTGGTGGATGCTTTCTCTAAGTGTGGCTCTGTTGAGGATGCACGGAGAGTGTTTGATGGAATGCCTGACAGAAATGTGATGACTTGGACTGTGATGATACAAGGCCTTGCCATGTTTGGTTATGGTGAGGAGGCTATTGCGCTCTTTGAGGAGATGATCAAGGTTGGTGTTCGGCCGGATGATGTTACTTTCATCGGTGTTTTTTATGCTTGTAGCCATTCTGGTTTGGTTGATGAGGGGCGGAGAATGTTTGATAGAATGATCAAGTGTTCTAAGATTGCACCGAAGATGGAACATTATGGTTGCTTGGTGGATTTACTCGGGAGAGCCGGGCTATTGGAAGAAGCTCTGAGGTTGATCGAGGACATGCCATTTGAGCCAACGCCGGCAATATGGGGCTCTTTGCTAAGTGCTTGTAGGAAAACCCCGGAAAACTTGCAAGTGATTGAGTATGTGGCTAATCGTTTGATGGAAATTGAGCCGGAAAATGATGCTACTTATGTTTTGCTATCAAACATCTATGCGGATAATGATCAATGGGACGGTGTTGCAAGAGTCCGGGCATTGATGAAGGAGAGAGGAATACGGAAAACTCCGGGGTGTAGTTCTGTTGAAGTTAATGGTACAATTCATGAATTCACTGTTGGAGATCAATCACACGCTTGTGTTGCCGAAATAAATGAGATGTTGGAGGAGATTGATTGTAAAGTTAGGGACCTCGGACATGTGGTGGATACTACAAAGGTGTTATTAGATATAGAGGAAGGCGAAAAGAAGAATGCATTGATGTTGCATAGTGAAAAGCTTGCGCTTGCATTTGCTCTTATTGCAAGTGCAGCTCCTAGTTCTATAAGGATAATGAAGAATATTCGAATTTGTAGTGATTGTCATTCCGTGATGAAACTTGCTTCGAAGGCTTATGGCAGAGAGATCATTGTCAGAGATCGGAATCGATTTCATAAGTTCACGGATGGAAATTGTAGTTGCTTAGACTTTTGGTGA
- the LOC120277411 gene encoding metal transporter Nramp6-like — MTPLDLVSSPLPSSKKTKIPLLPMSTGDVAAVAGAGESDALLPSVENAYESSEKISIAISDDDETDADSVPSFSWRKLWLFTGPGFLMSIAFLDPGNLEGDLQAGAVAGYSLLWLLLWATAMGLLIQLLSARLGVATGKHLAELCREEYKGWAGVALWIMTELALIGADIQEVIGSAIAIKVLSRGVLPLWAGVVITASDCFIFLFLENYGVRKLEAAFAVLIGTMAFSFAWMFGKTKPSGTELLLGILIPKLSSKTIRQAVGVVGCVIMPHNVFLHSALVQSRKIDINKKSRVQEALNYYSIESTIALIISFMINLFVTTVFAKGFFGSKEADNIGLENAGQFLQSKYGGGLFPILYIWGVGLLAAGQSSTITGTYAGQFIMGGFLNLPLKKWLRALITRSFAIIPTIIVALFFDTSNAALDVLNEWLNVLQSVQIPFALIPLLTLVSKEEVMGVFKIGHVMKMVTWTVAALLIIINGYLLLEFFSSEVHSILVGSIVCVAITLYVAFIVYLIMHGQGLSSQNLAAGFKRFVGSEN, encoded by the exons ATGACTCCATTGGATCTCGTCTCCTCCCCACTCCCATCCTCTAAAAAGACCAAAATACCCCTCCTTCCCATGTCCACCGGCGACGTCGCTGCGGTCGCCGGCGCCGGTGAATCGGATGCTCTGCTCCCGTCCGTTGAGAACGCCTACGAATCCAGCGAGAAGATCTCCATTGCGATCTCTGATGACGACGAGACCGACGCTGATTCCGTCCCTTCGTTCTCTTGGCGCAAGCTTTGGCTTTTCACCGGGCCGGGGTTTCTCATGAGCATCGCGTTTTTGGATCCTGGAAACCTTGAGGGAGATCTTCAGGCTGGGGCGGTGGCTGGGTACTCGTTGCTGTGGTTGCTGCTCTGGGCTACGGCGATGGGGCTTTTGATACAGTTGTTGTCGGCGCGGCTTGGGGTGGCTACTGGGAAACATTTAGCGGAGCTTTGCCGGGAGGAGTACAAGGGGTGGGCTGGCGTGGCGCTGTGGATTATGACGGAGCTTGCTTTGATTGGGGCTGATATACAGGAGGTGATTGGGAGTGCGATTGCCATTAAGGTTTTGAGCCGTGGGGTGCTGCCTCTCTGGGCTGGTGTGGTCATCACGGCTTCTGATTG cttcatttttttgttcCTTGAAAACTATGGAGTGAGAAAACTAGAAGCTGCTTTTGCTGTGCTCATTGGAACAATGgcattttcttttgcttggATGTTTGGGAAAACGAAGCCTAGTGGAACAGAACTTCTACTTG gtattttgattccaaaattaAGCTCAAAGACCATAAGGCAGGCTGTTGGAGTTGTAGGGTGTGTCATAATGCCCCACAATGTATTCTTGCATTCCGCTCTTGTACAGTCAAGAAAAATTGATATCAATAAGAAGAGCCGCGTTCAAGAAGCACTGAACTATTATTCTATAGAATCGACTATTGCCCTTATTATCTCATTTATGATCAATTTGTTTGTCACTACTGTTTTTGCAAAGGGGTTTTTTGGCAGTAAAGAAGCTGATAATATAGGTCTTGAGAATGCTGGACAATTTCTACAAAGTAAATATGGGGGAGGGCTATTTCCAATTCTTTATATATGGGGAGTTGGATTGTTAGCAGCTGGGCAGAGCAGCACAATAACTGGCACCTATGCTGGACAGTTTATTATGGGAGGATTTCTCAATCTTCCATTGAAGAAGTGGCTCAGGGCATTGATTACTCGAAGTTTTGCAATTATCCCAACAATAATTGTTGCTTTATTTTTTGATACTTCTAATGCCGCGTTGGATGTTTTAAATGAGTGGCTTAATGTTCTTCAATCAGTTCAGATCCCATTTGCTCTCATTCCACTCCTAACTTTAGTGTCAAAAGAAGAAGTCATGGGGGTTTTTAAGATTGGTCATGTTATGAAA ATGGTGACATGGACTGTTGCTGCATTGCTAATAATCATAAATGGATACCTTTTGCTGGAATTCTTCTCATCAGAAGTACATAGCATTTTGGTTGGTTCAATTGTCTGTGTTGCCATAACTTTGTACGTGGCATTTATCGTTTATCTCATTATGCATGGCCAAGGTCTATCCTCACAAAATTTGGCAGCAGGCTTCAAAAGATTTGTAGGTTCAGAAAACTGA
- the LOC120276809 gene encoding metal transporter Nramp2-like yields the protein MSGAGQESDTLLPARSIGDDNSSREKAFDAREKIAIPVSDEDPDGDSVPSFSWRKLWLFMGPGFLMSIAFLDPGNLEGDLQAGAVAGYSLLWLLLWATAMGLMIQLLSARLGVVTGRHLAELCREEYEGWSHVALWIMAELALIGADIQEVIGSAIAIKILSNGALPLWAGVIITASDCFIFLFLENYGVRKLEAVFVVLISTMSVTFTWMFCETKPSGKELLLGILVPKLSSKTIRQAVGVVGCVITPHNMFLHSALVQSRRIDTNKKNRVQEAINYYSIESTIALVIMFTINLFVTTVFAKGFNGSEQAHTIGLENAGQFLQNKYGGGLFPILYIWGVGLLAAGQSSTITGTYAGQFIMGGFLNLQLKKWVRALISRSIAILPAAIVALFFDTSEAALDILNEWLNVLQSLQIPFCLIPLLTLVSKEELMGEFKIGRATQMVAWTVATLLIVINGFILLEFFSSEVHGMFLGSIVCLVIAVYVAFVIYLIMNGGLLSTRVLATYRRLMPMRN from the exons ATGTCCGGCGCCGGCCAAGAGTCCGACACCCTCCTCCCCGCCCGATCGATCGGCGATGATAACTCCTCCCGAGAGAAGGCCTTTGATGCCCGCGAGAAGATCGCCATTCCGGTCTCCGACGAGGACCCGGACGGTGACTCAGTCCCTTCGTTCTCGTGGCGAAAGCTATGGCTTTTTATGGGACCGGGGTTTCTCATGAGCATCGCTTTTTTGGATCCTGGGAACCTGGAAGGAGACCTTCAGGCCGGAGCGGTGGCGGGGTACTCGTTGCTGTGGTTGCTGCTCTGGGCGACGGCAATGGGGCTCATGATCCAGTTGTTGTCGGCGAGGCTTGGGGTGGTGACTGGGAGGCATCTAGCGGAGCTTTGCAGGGAGGAGTATGAAGGGTGGTCTCATGTGGCGCTTTGGATCATGGCGGAGCTGGCGCTCATTGGGGCTGATATACAGGAGGTGATTGGAAGTGCCATTGCGATTAAGATATTGAGCAATGGGGCGTTGCCGCTCTGGGCCGGCGTGATCATCACGGCTTCCGATTG CTTCATTTTCTTGTTCCTTGAGAACTATGGGGTGAGGAAACTAGAAGCTGTGTTTGTTGTTCTCATTTCAACAATGTCTGTTACCTTTACTTGGATGTTTTGTGAGACCAAACCTAGTGGGAAGGAGCTTCTACTTG GTATTTTAGTTCCAAAACTGAGCTCAAAAACCATAAGGCAGGCAGTGGGAGTTGTTGGCTGTGTCATCACACCCCATAACATGTTCTTGCATTCTGCTCTTGTCCAATCAAGAAGGATTGATACCAATAAGAAAAACCGTGTCCAAGAAGCGATAAACTATTATTCTATAGAGTCAACAATTGCCCTTGTTATCATGTTCACTATAAATTTGTTTGTCACCACAGTTTTTGCAAAGGGCTTTAATGGCAGTGAACAAGCTCATACTATAGGCCTTGAGAATGCTGGGCAATTTCTGCAGAATAAGTATGGGGGAGGGCTATTTCCGATTCTTTATATATGGGGAGTTGGGTTGCTGGCAGCTGGGCAGAGCAGCACAATAACTGGTACTTATGCAGGACAGTTTATTATGGGAGGATTTCTCAATCTTCAACTAAAGAAATGGGTCAGAGCATTGATCTCGAGAAGCATTGCCATTTTGCCAGCAGCAATTGTAGCACTATTTTTTGACACATCAGAAGCTGCATTGGACATTTTAAATGAATGGCTGAATGTTCTTCAGTCACTTCAGATCCCATTTTGCTTGATTCCTCTTCTCACTTTGGTATCTAAAGAAGAACTTATGGGAGAGTTCAAAATTGGGCGCGCCACCCAA ATGGTCGCATGGACTGTTGCCACACTGCTTATTGTTATCAATGGGTTCATTTTGCTGGAATTCTTCTCTTCCGAAGTACATGGCATGTTTCTAGGTTCAATTGTCTGTTTGGTCATAGCTGTATATGTTGCATTTGTGATTTATCTGATTATGAATGGCGGTCTTCTATCTACTCGAGTTTTGGCAACCTATAGAAGATTGATGCCCATGAGAAACTGA
- the LOC120276999 gene encoding E3 ubiquitin-protein ligase APD2-like isoform X2, which yields MYQHPLSPPHRINKKFARALLPLLVWLAVALSLKYGNYGNHRLVLGSNSSRMVKTSSIFVKEIKAKGIPANKGLFIYGFSNKPKLGLATNRSTRYSMFLNSYGHKKLSMWLNKGSKISINWNIVVHGGASNGELLLVLIKGSSSDHHNLKGLKRYDQLRSHGFNDNKMTYAIKEDNTYNIEIINLNPQSIQMDLFVNVSLTMYDTTKATSFCSLTNTTTCKLKLDFPRYHYFVFTTPSNEDHNEELDLVLAFTGRIITYFFLFGMIMAIVWIIIEQIQSCQPTERTQEEVMENEPILPTKEVTCNYGTSEDPETSLSSSFTDTYDEKICILCYEQNKACFFTPCGHSISCFSCAQRIMKEENKICPVCRRLIQKIRKLPGL from the exons ATGTATCAACACCCTCTCTCCCCTCCACACAGGATCAACAAGAAGTTTGCTAGAGCTCTCCTCCCTCTTCTTGTTTGGCTTGCAG TGGCATTGAGCTTAAAGTATGGAAATTATGGAAATCACCGTCTTGTCTTGGGATCGAATTCATCGAGGATGGTTAAGACTAGCTCCATCTTTGTTAAGGAGATAAAAGCCAAAGGTATACCGGCAAATAAAGGCTTGTTTATCTATGGTTTCTCCAACAAACCTAAGCTTGGCTTGGCAACTAACAGGAGTACTAGATATTCTATGTTTCTTAATTCATATGGTCACAAG AAATTATCAATGTGGTTGAATAAAGGATCTAAGATCAGTATAAATTGGAATATAGTTGTTCATGGTGGTGCTAGCAATGGAGAGCTTCTTCTTGTTCTAATCAAAG GTAGTAGTAGTGATCATCATAATTTGAAGGGTTTGAAGAGATATGATCAATTGAGATCACATG GATTTAATGACAACAAAATGACGTATGCCATCAAAGAGGACAATACATACAACATCGAGATCATAAATTTGAATCCTCAAAGCATTCAAATGGATTTGTTTGTAAATGTTTCATTGACAATGTATGATACTACAAAAGCAACAAGCTTTTGTTCATTGACAAATACAACTACATGCAAACTCAAGCTTGATTTTCCGAGATATCACTACTTTGTCTTTACAACACCAAGTAATGAA GATCATAATGAGGAATTGGACCTAGTACTTGCATTTACGGGGCGAATCATCAcgtatttcttcttattcg GGATGATTATGGCAATTGTTTGGATAATTATAGAACAAATTCAAAGTTGTCAGCCAACAGAGAGGACACAAGAAGAAGTGATGGAGAATGAGCCAATCTTGCCAACAAAAGAAGTGACTTGTAACTATGGAACAAGTGAAGACCCTGAAACAAGCTTGTCTAGTTCCTTCACTGATACTTATGATGAGAAGATATGCATACTCTGTTATGAGCAAAACAAAGCTTGTTTTTTCACTCCTTGTGGCCACTCAATTTCTTGCTTCTCATGCGCTCAAAG GATTATgaaggaagaaaacaaaatatgtcCGGTTTGTAGAAGGCTTAtacaaaaaattagaaaattaccTGGTCTATAA
- the LOC120276999 gene encoding E3 ubiquitin-protein ligase APD4-like isoform X3, translating to MYQHPLSPPHRINKKFARALLPLLVWLAVSVALSLKYGNYGNHRLVLGSNSSRMVKTSSIFVKEIKAKGIPANKGLFIYGFSNKPKLGLATNRSTRYSMFLNSYGHKKLSMWLNKGSKISINWNIVVHGGASNGELLLVLIKGSSSDHHNLKGLKRYDQLRSHGFNDNKMTYAIKEDNTYNIEIINLNPQSIQMDLFVNVSLTMYDTTKATSFCSLTNTTTCKLKLDFPRYHYFVFTTPSNEDHNEELDLVLAFTGRIITYFFLFEQIQSCQPTERTQEEVMENEPILPTKEVTCNYGTSEDPETSLSSSFTDTYDEKICILCYEQNKACFFTPCGHSISCFSCAQRIMKEENKICPVCRRLIQKIRKLPGL from the exons ATGTATCAACACCCTCTCTCCCCTCCACACAGGATCAACAAGAAGTTTGCTAGAGCTCTCCTCCCTCTTCTTGTTTGGCTTGCAG TTTCAGTGGCATTGAGCTTAAAGTATGGAAATTATGGAAATCACCGTCTTGTCTTGGGATCGAATTCATCGAGGATGGTTAAGACTAGCTCCATCTTTGTTAAGGAGATAAAAGCCAAAGGTATACCGGCAAATAAAGGCTTGTTTATCTATGGTTTCTCCAACAAACCTAAGCTTGGCTTGGCAACTAACAGGAGTACTAGATATTCTATGTTTCTTAATTCATATGGTCACAAG AAATTATCAATGTGGTTGAATAAAGGATCTAAGATCAGTATAAATTGGAATATAGTTGTTCATGGTGGTGCTAGCAATGGAGAGCTTCTTCTTGTTCTAATCAAAG GTAGTAGTAGTGATCATCATAATTTGAAGGGTTTGAAGAGATATGATCAATTGAGATCACATG GATTTAATGACAACAAAATGACGTATGCCATCAAAGAGGACAATACATACAACATCGAGATCATAAATTTGAATCCTCAAAGCATTCAAATGGATTTGTTTGTAAATGTTTCATTGACAATGTATGATACTACAAAAGCAACAAGCTTTTGTTCATTGACAAATACAACTACATGCAAACTCAAGCTTGATTTTCCGAGATATCACTACTTTGTCTTTACAACACCAAGTAATGAA GATCATAATGAGGAATTGGACCTAGTACTTGCATTTACGGGGCGAATCATCAcgtatttcttcttattcg AACAAATTCAAAGTTGTCAGCCAACAGAGAGGACACAAGAAGAAGTGATGGAGAATGAGCCAATCTTGCCAACAAAAGAAGTGACTTGTAACTATGGAACAAGTGAAGACCCTGAAACAAGCTTGTCTAGTTCCTTCACTGATACTTATGATGAGAAGATATGCATACTCTGTTATGAGCAAAACAAAGCTTGTTTTTTCACTCCTTGTGGCCACTCAATTTCTTGCTTCTCATGCGCTCAAAG GATTATgaaggaagaaaacaaaatatgtcCGGTTTGTAGAAGGCTTAtacaaaaaattagaaaattaccTGGTCTATAA
- the LOC120276999 gene encoding E3 ubiquitin-protein ligase APD2-like isoform X1, with protein MYQHPLSPPHRINKKFARALLPLLVWLAVSVALSLKYGNYGNHRLVLGSNSSRMVKTSSIFVKEIKAKGIPANKGLFIYGFSNKPKLGLATNRSTRYSMFLNSYGHKKLSMWLNKGSKISINWNIVVHGGASNGELLLVLIKGSSSDHHNLKGLKRYDQLRSHGFNDNKMTYAIKEDNTYNIEIINLNPQSIQMDLFVNVSLTMYDTTKATSFCSLTNTTTCKLKLDFPRYHYFVFTTPSNEDHNEELDLVLAFTGRIITYFFLFGMIMAIVWIIIEQIQSCQPTERTQEEVMENEPILPTKEVTCNYGTSEDPETSLSSSFTDTYDEKICILCYEQNKACFFTPCGHSISCFSCAQRIMKEENKICPVCRRLIQKIRKLPGL; from the exons ATGTATCAACACCCTCTCTCCCCTCCACACAGGATCAACAAGAAGTTTGCTAGAGCTCTCCTCCCTCTTCTTGTTTGGCTTGCAG TTTCAGTGGCATTGAGCTTAAAGTATGGAAATTATGGAAATCACCGTCTTGTCTTGGGATCGAATTCATCGAGGATGGTTAAGACTAGCTCCATCTTTGTTAAGGAGATAAAAGCCAAAGGTATACCGGCAAATAAAGGCTTGTTTATCTATGGTTTCTCCAACAAACCTAAGCTTGGCTTGGCAACTAACAGGAGTACTAGATATTCTATGTTTCTTAATTCATATGGTCACAAG AAATTATCAATGTGGTTGAATAAAGGATCTAAGATCAGTATAAATTGGAATATAGTTGTTCATGGTGGTGCTAGCAATGGAGAGCTTCTTCTTGTTCTAATCAAAG GTAGTAGTAGTGATCATCATAATTTGAAGGGTTTGAAGAGATATGATCAATTGAGATCACATG GATTTAATGACAACAAAATGACGTATGCCATCAAAGAGGACAATACATACAACATCGAGATCATAAATTTGAATCCTCAAAGCATTCAAATGGATTTGTTTGTAAATGTTTCATTGACAATGTATGATACTACAAAAGCAACAAGCTTTTGTTCATTGACAAATACAACTACATGCAAACTCAAGCTTGATTTTCCGAGATATCACTACTTTGTCTTTACAACACCAAGTAATGAA GATCATAATGAGGAATTGGACCTAGTACTTGCATTTACGGGGCGAATCATCAcgtatttcttcttattcg GGATGATTATGGCAATTGTTTGGATAATTATAGAACAAATTCAAAGTTGTCAGCCAACAGAGAGGACACAAGAAGAAGTGATGGAGAATGAGCCAATCTTGCCAACAAAAGAAGTGACTTGTAACTATGGAACAAGTGAAGACCCTGAAACAAGCTTGTCTAGTTCCTTCACTGATACTTATGATGAGAAGATATGCATACTCTGTTATGAGCAAAACAAAGCTTGTTTTTTCACTCCTTGTGGCCACTCAATTTCTTGCTTCTCATGCGCTCAAAG GATTATgaaggaagaaaacaaaatatgtcCGGTTTGTAGAAGGCTTAtacaaaaaattagaaaattaccTGGTCTATAA
- the LOC120277911 gene encoding probable indole-3-acetic acid-amido synthetase GH3.8, which produces MAIKSSFSTPLGEAACENDAKKLQFIEEVTNNTKKVQERVLAEILSQNSQTEYLQRFNLCGSIDRCSFKAKVPVVTYEDLLPDIQRIANGDRSPILCSHPISEFLTSSGTSAGERKLMPTIQEELDRRQLLYSLLMPVMNLYVPGLDKGKGLYFLFIKSETKTPGGLVARPVLTSYYKSEHFRHRPFDPYNVYTSPNATILCTDSFQSMYSQMLCGLLHRHDVLRVGAVFASGLLRAIRFLQLHWHQLAFDIASGELSPKITDPSIRTAISEILSPNPDLSKFIISECSSGNWSGIIKRIWPNTKYLDVIVTGAMAQYIPTLEFYSGNLPMACTMYASSECYFGINLRPMCHPSEVTYTIMPMMGYFEFIPHDGSTTSNSTTLVELADVEVGKEYELVITTYSGLCRYRVGDILLVTGFHNAAPEFKFIRRKNVLLSIESDKTDEAELQAAVARASELLKPFGASVIEYTSQADTKVIPGHYVIYWELLLKSSEGIPDGEVLEKCCLEMEEAMNTVYRQSRVADGSIGPLEIRVVKGGTFEELMDYAISRGASINQYKVPRCVNFPPILELLDSRVISAHFSPACPTWTPYKSTS; this is translated from the exons atggCCATTAAATCATCCTTTTCAACTCCTCTCGGTGAAGCTGCTTGTGAGAATGACGCCAAGAAACTCCAATTCATTGAAGAGGTGACAAATAATACAAAGAAGGTGCAAGAAAGAGTTCTTGCTGAGATACTTAGCCAGAACTCTCAAACTGAGTACCTTCAAAGATTCAATCTTTGTGGATCCATTGACCGATGTAGTTTTAAGGCTAAAGTTCCAGTGGTTACTTATGAAGATCTTTTGCCGGATATTCAGAGGATTGCTAATGGAGATCGGTCTCCGATTCTTTGTTCTCATCCTATCTCTGAGTTTCTCACAAG TTCTGGGACTTCTGCTGGTGAGAGGAAGCTTATGCCAACTATTCAAGAGGAGTTGGATAGAAGACAGCTTCTTTATAGTCTTCTTATGCCTGTCATGAATCT GTATGTCCCCGGGTTAGACAAAGGCAAAGGTCTATACTTCCTCTTCATAAAATCTGAAACAAAAACCCCTGGGGGCCTCGTCGCCCGTCCAGTCCTAACTAGCTACTACAAAAGCGAGCACTTCCGACACCGACCTTTCGACCCTTACAACGTCTACACCAGCCCAAACGCCACCATTCTCTGTACCGACTCCTTCCAATCCATGTACTCCCAAATGCTCTGCGGCCTCCTCCACCGCCACGATGTCCTCCGTGTCGGCGCCGTCTTCGCCTCTGGCCTCCTTCGAGCCATTCGATTTCTTCAACTCCACTGGCATCAACTCGCCTTCGACATTGCCTCCGGTGAACTCTCTCCCAAAATTACCGACCCCTCTATCCGCACTGCCATATCCGAAATCCTATCTCCAAATCCTGACCTCTCTAAATTCATCATCTCCGAATGCTCCTCCGGCAATTGGTCCGGCATAATCAAACGAATTTGGCCAAACACTAAATACTTAGATGTCATCGTCACTGGCGCCATGGCTCAATACATCCCCACACTTGAGTTCTACAGCGGTAACTTACCGATGGCTTGCACGATGTACGCATCGTCGGAATGTTATTTTGGTATAAATCTCCGGCCAATGTGTCATCCTTCAGAGGTCACTTACACCATAATGCCAATGATGGGTTATTTTGAGTTCATCCCTCATGATGGTTCAACAACTTCTAACTCCACCACATTAGTCGAACTCGCCGATGTCGAAGTAGGAAAAGAGTACGAGCTTGTGATAACAACATACTCCGGACTCTGCCGGTACCGTGTAGGGGACATCCTCCTCGTCACTGGTTTCCACAATGCGGCACCAGAGTTCAAATTTATACGTAGAAAGAATGTATTGCTAAGTATTGAGTCGGATAAAACCGATGAAGCCGAATTACAAGCCGCGGTAGCAAGAGCCTCGGAACTGCTCAAACCCTTCGGCGCAAGCGTGATCGAATACACCAGCCAAGCAGACACAAAGGTGATTCCGGGGCACTATGTGATATACTGGGAGTTGTTGCTGAAGTCATCGGAGGGGATTCCCGACGGGGAGGTGTTGGAGAAGTGTTGTTTGGAGATGGAGGAGGCGATGAACACAGTGTATAGGCAAAGTAGGGTGGCGGATGGGTCAATAGGGCCGTTGGAAATAAGGGTGGTTAAAGGTGGGACGTTTGAGGAGTTGATGGACTATGCTATATCAAGAGGGGCTTCCATTAATCAGTATAAGGTGCCGAGATGTGTGAATTTCCCGCCAATTTTGGAACTATTGGATTCCCGGGTGATTTCGGCGCATTTTAGCCCGGCGTGTCCCACGTGGACCCCATACAAGTCAACCAGTTAG